The following are encoded in a window of Heliangelus exortis chromosome 9, bHelExo1.hap1, whole genome shotgun sequence genomic DNA:
- the CAPN10 gene encoding calpain-10 isoform X1 produces MLGEKKQLIVKRDLYADPTFPANDTSIFFDYCTPLAQFRGEISWLRPKDICSSPRLFSNGPQDVQVKQGLLGDCWFLCACVALQKNKYLLNKVIPPGQPSWTDESYQGCFTCRVWQFGHWVEVTIDDRLPCLGGKLCFSQCQTEDLFWLPLLEKAYAKVHGSYEQLWAGQVADALVDLTGGIAERWTLKDPERNTKKEKAGMVLEKALFRRLMNLKEQCVISCSVLNSRQGASELGEFHAFIVLDMLNLSEVSGKEIFLLRIRNPWGRRCWRGPWCEGGQGWSQLDPVVASELLSQIKEGEFWVDEEEFFREFDEITMGFPVNEEGQLQSLYTEKVLYHSQNLFGSWVRGQSAGGCRNNSSFPTNPKFWLRVCEKSEVCIALLQKRSKCRADRAGRIQNLTHVAEENLSLTEGIQGKNYQAVGLHVWKVEKKRFNLPKTLSAPPVVGTVCHSYDREVHVCCDLSPGFYLVVPSTFLKDAVGNFLLRVFSTGRISLSELKPPPSDAALCEELPGGEWETVQLHGCWKNGQSAGGSRNFPSFHINPCFPLCIPAGPGKSSVKVTLRQHCQDSKCCPIGFHIFQVPDSSWKPHTSSFLHVEPLVSCVPHCYSQEVSQLCRLSAGSYVIIPSTYLPNTEGSFTLDIATKIDSRKRIHSRETLGQVLQEISFTTVMKRTNIVQ; encoded by the exons atgctgggagagaaaaagcaattaatCGTGAAAAGAGACCTTTATGCAGACCCCACGTTTCCAGCCAATGATACGTCTATATTTTTTGATTATTGTACACCACTTGCCCAATTTAGAGGCGAGATATCTTGGTTGAGACCTAAG GACATTTGTTCTTCTCCTCGATTATTTTCAAACGGTCCACAGGATGTGCAAGTGAAACAAGGACTTTTGGGAGACTGTTGGTTCCTGTGTGCCTGTGTAGCTTTGCAGAAGAATAAATACCTACTGAATAAG GTAATTCCTCCAGGCCAGCCCAGCTGGACAGATGAGTCATATCAAGGGTGTTTCACTTGTCGAGTCTGGCAGTTTGGACACTGGGTGGAAGTGACCATTGATGATCGTTTGCCTTGCCTTGGTGGTAAACTCTGCTTTTCCCAGTGTCAGACAGAGGATTTGTTTTGGCTTCCACTACTGGAAAAAGCTTATGCAAA agtGCATGGATCTTATGAACAATTGTGGGCAGGACAAGTGGCAGATGCTTTGGTTGATCTGACTGGAGGAATTGCTGAAAGATGGACCCTGAAAGACCCTgagagaaacacaaagaaagagaaggctgGCATGGTTTTGGAGAAAGCACTTTTTAGGAGATTAATGAATCTGAAAGAACAGTGTGTAATAAGCTGCTCAGTCCTCAATTCCAGACAAG GTGCAAGTGAACTAGGAGAATTCCATGCCTTTATTGTGTTAGATATGTTGAATCTGTCTGAAGTGTCAGGCAAGGAAATCTTCTTACTACGGATACGAAACCCTTGGGGGAGGCGGTGCTGGAGAGGTCCCTGGTGTGAGGG TGGTCAAGGATGGAGCCAACTGGATCCAGTAGTTGCTTCAGAACTGCTCTCACAGATCAAAGAGGGAGAATTCTGGGTTGATGAAGAAGAATTTTTCAGGGAATTTGATGAAATTACCATGGGCTTTCCAGTCAATGAGGAAGGACAACTTCAGAGCCTCTATACAG AGAAAGTCCTGTATCACTCACAGAATCTTTTTGGATCCTGGGTGAGAGGCCAGTCTGCAGGTGGCTGCCGTAACAACAGCAGCTTCCCTACCAACCCAAAGTTCTGGCTGAGAGTCTGTGAGAAGAGTGAGGTTTGCATTGCTCTGCTCCAGAAACGCAGCAAGTGCCGTGCTGACCGGGCTGGGAGAATTCAAAATCTGACTCACGTAGCAGAGGAAAACCTCTCTTTGACTGAAGGCATACAGGGGAAGAATTATCAGGCTGTGGGATTGCATGTCTGGAAG GTGGAGAAGAAACGATTTAACCTTCCAAAgaccctctctgctcctccagttGTAGGTACCGTCTGCCATTCCTATGATAGAGAAGTGCATGTGTGCTGTGACCTTTCACCTGGGTTTTATCTTGTTGTTCCCAGCACTTTTCTGAAAGATGCAGTAGGGAATTTCTTGCTTCGTGTATTTTCAACTGGAAGGATCTCCCTCAG TGAATTAAAGCCACCACCCTCAGATGCTGCCCTCTGTGAAGAACTCCCAGGAGGTGAATGGGAGACAGTGCAGCTACATGGATGCTGGAAAAATGGGCAAagtgctggaggcagcaggaacTTCCCGTCCTTCCATATCAATCCCTGCTTTCCCCTTTGCATTCCTGCAGGACCAGGAAAAAGCAGTGTAAAAGTTACCCTCCGTCAGCACTGCCAAGATAGCAAATGTTGTCCAATAGGTTTCCATATTTTCCAG GTGCCTGACAGCAGCTGGAAACCACATACTTCTTCTTTTCTACACGTGGAGCCACTGGTTAGCTGTGTACCTCATTGCTATTCCCAGGAAGTAAGCCAACTTTGCAGACTTTCTGCAGGAAGTTATGTAATTATACCTTCTACCTACTTGCCCAATACAGAAGGCAGTTTTACACTGGACATAGCAACCAAAATAGACAG CAGAAAGCGCATTCACAGCCGGGAGACCCTTGGACAAGTATTGCAAGAA ATTTCGTTTACAACTGTGATGAAAAG aaCCAACATTGTACAGTAA
- the CAPN10 gene encoding calpain-10 isoform X2, producing MLGEKKQLIVKRDLYADPTFPANDTSIFFDYCTPLAQFRGEISWLRPKDICSSPRLFSNGPQDVQVKQGLLGDCWFLCACVALQKNKYLLNKVIPPGQPSWTDESYQGCFTCRVWQFGHWVEVTIDDRLPCLGGKLCFSQCQTEDLFWLPLLEKAYAKVHGSYEQLWAGQVADALVDLTGGIAERWTLKDPERNTKKEKAGMVLEKALFRRLMNLKEQCVISCSVLNSRQGASELGEFHAFIVLDMLNLSEVSGKEIFLLRIRNPWGRRCWRGPWCEGGQGWSQLDPVVASELLSQIKEGEFWVDEEEFFREFDEITMGFPVNEEGQLQSLYTEKVLYHSQNLFGSWVRGQSAGGCRNNSSFPTNPKFWLRVCEKSEVCIALLQKRSKCRADRAGRIQNLTHVAEENLSLTEGIQGKNYQAVGLHVWKVEKKRFNLPKTLSAPPVVGTVCHSYDREVHVCCDLSPGFYLVVPSTFLKDAVGNFLLRVFSTGRISLSELKPPPSDAALCEELPGGEWETVQLHGCWKNGQSAGGSRNFPSFHINPCFPLCIPAGPGKSSVKVTLRQHCQDSKCCPIGFHIFQVPDSSWKPHTSSFLHVEPLVSCVPHCYSQEVSQLCRLSAGSYVIIPSTYLPNTEGSFTLDIATKIDRKRIHSRETLGQVLQEISFTTVMKRTNIVQ from the exons atgctgggagagaaaaagcaattaatCGTGAAAAGAGACCTTTATGCAGACCCCACGTTTCCAGCCAATGATACGTCTATATTTTTTGATTATTGTACACCACTTGCCCAATTTAGAGGCGAGATATCTTGGTTGAGACCTAAG GACATTTGTTCTTCTCCTCGATTATTTTCAAACGGTCCACAGGATGTGCAAGTGAAACAAGGACTTTTGGGAGACTGTTGGTTCCTGTGTGCCTGTGTAGCTTTGCAGAAGAATAAATACCTACTGAATAAG GTAATTCCTCCAGGCCAGCCCAGCTGGACAGATGAGTCATATCAAGGGTGTTTCACTTGTCGAGTCTGGCAGTTTGGACACTGGGTGGAAGTGACCATTGATGATCGTTTGCCTTGCCTTGGTGGTAAACTCTGCTTTTCCCAGTGTCAGACAGAGGATTTGTTTTGGCTTCCACTACTGGAAAAAGCTTATGCAAA agtGCATGGATCTTATGAACAATTGTGGGCAGGACAAGTGGCAGATGCTTTGGTTGATCTGACTGGAGGAATTGCTGAAAGATGGACCCTGAAAGACCCTgagagaaacacaaagaaagagaaggctgGCATGGTTTTGGAGAAAGCACTTTTTAGGAGATTAATGAATCTGAAAGAACAGTGTGTAATAAGCTGCTCAGTCCTCAATTCCAGACAAG GTGCAAGTGAACTAGGAGAATTCCATGCCTTTATTGTGTTAGATATGTTGAATCTGTCTGAAGTGTCAGGCAAGGAAATCTTCTTACTACGGATACGAAACCCTTGGGGGAGGCGGTGCTGGAGAGGTCCCTGGTGTGAGGG TGGTCAAGGATGGAGCCAACTGGATCCAGTAGTTGCTTCAGAACTGCTCTCACAGATCAAAGAGGGAGAATTCTGGGTTGATGAAGAAGAATTTTTCAGGGAATTTGATGAAATTACCATGGGCTTTCCAGTCAATGAGGAAGGACAACTTCAGAGCCTCTATACAG AGAAAGTCCTGTATCACTCACAGAATCTTTTTGGATCCTGGGTGAGAGGCCAGTCTGCAGGTGGCTGCCGTAACAACAGCAGCTTCCCTACCAACCCAAAGTTCTGGCTGAGAGTCTGTGAGAAGAGTGAGGTTTGCATTGCTCTGCTCCAGAAACGCAGCAAGTGCCGTGCTGACCGGGCTGGGAGAATTCAAAATCTGACTCACGTAGCAGAGGAAAACCTCTCTTTGACTGAAGGCATACAGGGGAAGAATTATCAGGCTGTGGGATTGCATGTCTGGAAG GTGGAGAAGAAACGATTTAACCTTCCAAAgaccctctctgctcctccagttGTAGGTACCGTCTGCCATTCCTATGATAGAGAAGTGCATGTGTGCTGTGACCTTTCACCTGGGTTTTATCTTGTTGTTCCCAGCACTTTTCTGAAAGATGCAGTAGGGAATTTCTTGCTTCGTGTATTTTCAACTGGAAGGATCTCCCTCAG TGAATTAAAGCCACCACCCTCAGATGCTGCCCTCTGTGAAGAACTCCCAGGAGGTGAATGGGAGACAGTGCAGCTACATGGATGCTGGAAAAATGGGCAAagtgctggaggcagcaggaacTTCCCGTCCTTCCATATCAATCCCTGCTTTCCCCTTTGCATTCCTGCAGGACCAGGAAAAAGCAGTGTAAAAGTTACCCTCCGTCAGCACTGCCAAGATAGCAAATGTTGTCCAATAGGTTTCCATATTTTCCAG GTGCCTGACAGCAGCTGGAAACCACATACTTCTTCTTTTCTACACGTGGAGCCACTGGTTAGCTGTGTACCTCATTGCTATTCCCAGGAAGTAAGCCAACTTTGCAGACTTTCTGCAGGAAGTTATGTAATTATACCTTCTACCTACTTGCCCAATACAGAAGGCAGTTTTACACTGGACATAGCAACCAAAATAGACAG AAAGCGCATTCACAGCCGGGAGACCCTTGGACAAGTATTGCAAGAA ATTTCGTTTACAACTGTGATGAAAAG aaCCAACATTGTACAGTAA
- the CAPN10 gene encoding calpain-10 isoform X4: MLGEKKQLIVKRDLYADPTFPANDTSIFFDYCTPLAQFRGEISWLRPKDICSSPRLFSNGPQDVQVKQGLLGDCWFLCACVALQKNKYLLNKVIPPGQPSWTDESYQGCFTCRVWQFGHWVEVTIDDRLPCLGGKLCFSQCQTEDLFWLPLLEKAYAKVHGSYEQLWAGQVADALVDLTGGIAERWTLKDPERNTKKEKAGMVLEKALFRRLMNLKEQCVISCSVLNSRQGASELGEFHAFIVLDMLNLSEVSGKEIFLLRIRNPWGRRCWRGPWCEGGQGWSQLDPVVASELLSQIKEGEFWVDEEEFFREFDEITMGFPVNEEGQLQSLYTEKVLYHSQNLFGSWVRGQSAGGCRNNSSFPTNPKFWLRVCEKSEVCIALLQKRSKCRADRAGRIQNLTHVAEENLSLTEGIQGKNYQAVGLHVWKVEKKRFNLPKTLSAPPVVGTVCHSYDREVHVCCDLSPGFYLVVPSTFLKDAVGNFLLRVFSTGRISLSELKPPPSDAALCEELPGGEWETVQLHGCWKNGQSAGGSRNFPSFHINPCFPLCIPAGPGKSSVKVTLRQHCQDSKCCPIGFHIFQVPDSSWKPHTSSFLHVEPLVSCVPHCYSQEVSQLCRLSAGSYVIIPSTYLPNTEGSFTLDIATKIDRKRIHSRETLGQVLQEVMVTNDYICS; this comes from the exons atgctgggagagaaaaagcaattaatCGTGAAAAGAGACCTTTATGCAGACCCCACGTTTCCAGCCAATGATACGTCTATATTTTTTGATTATTGTACACCACTTGCCCAATTTAGAGGCGAGATATCTTGGTTGAGACCTAAG GACATTTGTTCTTCTCCTCGATTATTTTCAAACGGTCCACAGGATGTGCAAGTGAAACAAGGACTTTTGGGAGACTGTTGGTTCCTGTGTGCCTGTGTAGCTTTGCAGAAGAATAAATACCTACTGAATAAG GTAATTCCTCCAGGCCAGCCCAGCTGGACAGATGAGTCATATCAAGGGTGTTTCACTTGTCGAGTCTGGCAGTTTGGACACTGGGTGGAAGTGACCATTGATGATCGTTTGCCTTGCCTTGGTGGTAAACTCTGCTTTTCCCAGTGTCAGACAGAGGATTTGTTTTGGCTTCCACTACTGGAAAAAGCTTATGCAAA agtGCATGGATCTTATGAACAATTGTGGGCAGGACAAGTGGCAGATGCTTTGGTTGATCTGACTGGAGGAATTGCTGAAAGATGGACCCTGAAAGACCCTgagagaaacacaaagaaagagaaggctgGCATGGTTTTGGAGAAAGCACTTTTTAGGAGATTAATGAATCTGAAAGAACAGTGTGTAATAAGCTGCTCAGTCCTCAATTCCAGACAAG GTGCAAGTGAACTAGGAGAATTCCATGCCTTTATTGTGTTAGATATGTTGAATCTGTCTGAAGTGTCAGGCAAGGAAATCTTCTTACTACGGATACGAAACCCTTGGGGGAGGCGGTGCTGGAGAGGTCCCTGGTGTGAGGG TGGTCAAGGATGGAGCCAACTGGATCCAGTAGTTGCTTCAGAACTGCTCTCACAGATCAAAGAGGGAGAATTCTGGGTTGATGAAGAAGAATTTTTCAGGGAATTTGATGAAATTACCATGGGCTTTCCAGTCAATGAGGAAGGACAACTTCAGAGCCTCTATACAG AGAAAGTCCTGTATCACTCACAGAATCTTTTTGGATCCTGGGTGAGAGGCCAGTCTGCAGGTGGCTGCCGTAACAACAGCAGCTTCCCTACCAACCCAAAGTTCTGGCTGAGAGTCTGTGAGAAGAGTGAGGTTTGCATTGCTCTGCTCCAGAAACGCAGCAAGTGCCGTGCTGACCGGGCTGGGAGAATTCAAAATCTGACTCACGTAGCAGAGGAAAACCTCTCTTTGACTGAAGGCATACAGGGGAAGAATTATCAGGCTGTGGGATTGCATGTCTGGAAG GTGGAGAAGAAACGATTTAACCTTCCAAAgaccctctctgctcctccagttGTAGGTACCGTCTGCCATTCCTATGATAGAGAAGTGCATGTGTGCTGTGACCTTTCACCTGGGTTTTATCTTGTTGTTCCCAGCACTTTTCTGAAAGATGCAGTAGGGAATTTCTTGCTTCGTGTATTTTCAACTGGAAGGATCTCCCTCAG TGAATTAAAGCCACCACCCTCAGATGCTGCCCTCTGTGAAGAACTCCCAGGAGGTGAATGGGAGACAGTGCAGCTACATGGATGCTGGAAAAATGGGCAAagtgctggaggcagcaggaacTTCCCGTCCTTCCATATCAATCCCTGCTTTCCCCTTTGCATTCCTGCAGGACCAGGAAAAAGCAGTGTAAAAGTTACCCTCCGTCAGCACTGCCAAGATAGCAAATGTTGTCCAATAGGTTTCCATATTTTCCAG GTGCCTGACAGCAGCTGGAAACCACATACTTCTTCTTTTCTACACGTGGAGCCACTGGTTAGCTGTGTACCTCATTGCTATTCCCAGGAAGTAAGCCAACTTTGCAGACTTTCTGCAGGAAGTTATGTAATTATACCTTCTACCTACTTGCCCAATACAGAAGGCAGTTTTACACTGGACATAGCAACCAAAATAGACAG AAAGCGCATTCACAGCCGGGAGACCCTTGGACAAGTATTGCAAGAA GTCATGGTGACCAATGATTACATTTGTTCttaa
- the CAPN10 gene encoding calpain-10 isoform X3, giving the protein MLGEKKQLIVKRDLYADPTFPANDTSIFFDYCTPLAQFRGEISWLRPKDICSSPRLFSNGPQDVQVKQGLLGDCWFLCACVALQKNKYLLNKVIPPGQPSWTDESYQGCFTCRVWQFGHWVEVTIDDRLPCLGGKLCFSQCQTEDLFWLPLLEKAYAKVHGSYEQLWAGQVADALVDLTGGIAERWTLKDPERNTKKEKAGMVLEKALFRRLMNLKEQCVISCSVLNSRQGASELGEFHAFIVLDMLNLSEVSGKEIFLLRIRNPWGRRCWRGPWCEGGQGWSQLDPVVASELLSQIKEGEFWVDEEEFFREFDEITMGFPVNEEGQLQSLYTEKVLYHSQNLFGSWVRGQSAGGCRNNSSFPTNPKFWLRVCEKSEVCIALLQKRSKCRADRAGRIQNLTHVAEENLSLTEGIQGKNYQAVGLHVWKVEKKRFNLPKTLSAPPVVGTVCHSYDREVHVCCDLSPGFYLVVPSTFLKDAVGNFLLRVFSTGRISLSELKPPPSDAALCEELPGGEWETVQLHGCWKNGQSAGGSRNFPSFHINPCFPLCIPAGPGKSSVKVTLRQHCQDSKCCPIGFHIFQVPDSSWKPHTSSFLHVEPLVSCVPHCYSQEVSQLCRLSAGSYVIIPSTYLPNTEGSFTLDIATKIDSRKRIHSRETLGQVLQEVMVTNDYICS; this is encoded by the exons atgctgggagagaaaaagcaattaatCGTGAAAAGAGACCTTTATGCAGACCCCACGTTTCCAGCCAATGATACGTCTATATTTTTTGATTATTGTACACCACTTGCCCAATTTAGAGGCGAGATATCTTGGTTGAGACCTAAG GACATTTGTTCTTCTCCTCGATTATTTTCAAACGGTCCACAGGATGTGCAAGTGAAACAAGGACTTTTGGGAGACTGTTGGTTCCTGTGTGCCTGTGTAGCTTTGCAGAAGAATAAATACCTACTGAATAAG GTAATTCCTCCAGGCCAGCCCAGCTGGACAGATGAGTCATATCAAGGGTGTTTCACTTGTCGAGTCTGGCAGTTTGGACACTGGGTGGAAGTGACCATTGATGATCGTTTGCCTTGCCTTGGTGGTAAACTCTGCTTTTCCCAGTGTCAGACAGAGGATTTGTTTTGGCTTCCACTACTGGAAAAAGCTTATGCAAA agtGCATGGATCTTATGAACAATTGTGGGCAGGACAAGTGGCAGATGCTTTGGTTGATCTGACTGGAGGAATTGCTGAAAGATGGACCCTGAAAGACCCTgagagaaacacaaagaaagagaaggctgGCATGGTTTTGGAGAAAGCACTTTTTAGGAGATTAATGAATCTGAAAGAACAGTGTGTAATAAGCTGCTCAGTCCTCAATTCCAGACAAG GTGCAAGTGAACTAGGAGAATTCCATGCCTTTATTGTGTTAGATATGTTGAATCTGTCTGAAGTGTCAGGCAAGGAAATCTTCTTACTACGGATACGAAACCCTTGGGGGAGGCGGTGCTGGAGAGGTCCCTGGTGTGAGGG TGGTCAAGGATGGAGCCAACTGGATCCAGTAGTTGCTTCAGAACTGCTCTCACAGATCAAAGAGGGAGAATTCTGGGTTGATGAAGAAGAATTTTTCAGGGAATTTGATGAAATTACCATGGGCTTTCCAGTCAATGAGGAAGGACAACTTCAGAGCCTCTATACAG AGAAAGTCCTGTATCACTCACAGAATCTTTTTGGATCCTGGGTGAGAGGCCAGTCTGCAGGTGGCTGCCGTAACAACAGCAGCTTCCCTACCAACCCAAAGTTCTGGCTGAGAGTCTGTGAGAAGAGTGAGGTTTGCATTGCTCTGCTCCAGAAACGCAGCAAGTGCCGTGCTGACCGGGCTGGGAGAATTCAAAATCTGACTCACGTAGCAGAGGAAAACCTCTCTTTGACTGAAGGCATACAGGGGAAGAATTATCAGGCTGTGGGATTGCATGTCTGGAAG GTGGAGAAGAAACGATTTAACCTTCCAAAgaccctctctgctcctccagttGTAGGTACCGTCTGCCATTCCTATGATAGAGAAGTGCATGTGTGCTGTGACCTTTCACCTGGGTTTTATCTTGTTGTTCCCAGCACTTTTCTGAAAGATGCAGTAGGGAATTTCTTGCTTCGTGTATTTTCAACTGGAAGGATCTCCCTCAG TGAATTAAAGCCACCACCCTCAGATGCTGCCCTCTGTGAAGAACTCCCAGGAGGTGAATGGGAGACAGTGCAGCTACATGGATGCTGGAAAAATGGGCAAagtgctggaggcagcaggaacTTCCCGTCCTTCCATATCAATCCCTGCTTTCCCCTTTGCATTCCTGCAGGACCAGGAAAAAGCAGTGTAAAAGTTACCCTCCGTCAGCACTGCCAAGATAGCAAATGTTGTCCAATAGGTTTCCATATTTTCCAG GTGCCTGACAGCAGCTGGAAACCACATACTTCTTCTTTTCTACACGTGGAGCCACTGGTTAGCTGTGTACCTCATTGCTATTCCCAGGAAGTAAGCCAACTTTGCAGACTTTCTGCAGGAAGTTATGTAATTATACCTTCTACCTACTTGCCCAATACAGAAGGCAGTTTTACACTGGACATAGCAACCAAAATAGACAG CAGAAAGCGCATTCACAGCCGGGAGACCCTTGGACAAGTATTGCAAGAA GTCATGGTGACCAATGATTACATTTGTTCttaa
- the RNPEPL1 gene encoding aminopeptidase RNPEPL1 encodes MAAPAPRPPGLCCCRKGSAAGPEAPPAPPPPPEPPPDVASASSSQLFSLRHLHLGLELRPEARALAGCLVLELCALRPQPHALVLDVHPALHVISAAYRRAPAGEAPCSFAFSPAEATATAPAPLPPPPCPPPSPPPPPCAPPCAASPPSTATFLSAPCIAAGPLAPAAAPGEQPASPPPAAAEPPPPLPLFAHPPCSACPLGFRVDPFTDYGSSLTVSLPAALQPHQPFQIIVRYTTADGPAIWWLDPELTYGNAKPFVFTQGHSVCNRSFFPCFDTPAVKCTYSATVKAPAGMQVLMSATQSTYLEEEGVYQFYMEYPVPAYLVAMVAGDLTHADIGPRSRVWAEPCLLPTAISKLSGMVERWLTAAESLYGPYIWGRYDIVFLPPSFPIVAMENPCLTFIISSILESDEFLIIDVIHEVAHSWFGNAVTNATWEEMWLSEGLATYAQRRITTETYGAAFTCLETAFRLDALHRQMKLLGEDNPVSKLQVKLEPGVNPSNLMNLFTYEKGYCFVYYLSQLCGDPRHFDSFLRAYIEKYKFTSVVAQDLLDSFLNFFPELKEQCVESKAGLEFERWLNATGPPLAEPDLSQGSSLTKPVEMLFKLWTTEPLDSVAAASSVDLTKWRTFQTVLFLDRLLDGSPLPHEVIKKLSECYSSQLDSMNAEIRIRWLQIVVRNDYYPDLYKVRRFLENQMSRMYTIPLYEDLCTGTLKSFALEIFYQTQNQLHPNLRKTIQQILSQGLNPLPAIDTTAVTTDTPAMVLEDKVSEATNGAISLRDVNVSA; translated from the exons ATGGCGGCACCGGCTCCGCGGCCGCCCGGCCTGTGCTGCTGCCGCAAGGGGTCCGCCGCCGGGCCGGAGGCCCCGCCGGCCCCGCCACCTCCTCCCGAGCCGCCGCCGGACGTGGCGTCGGCCTCCAGCTCGCAGCTCTTCAGCCTCCGCCACCTGcacctggggctggagctgcgGCCCGAGGCGCGGGCGCTGGCGGGCTGCTTGGTGCTGGAGCTCTGCGCCCTGCGGCCGCAGCCCCACGCCCTGGTGCTGGACGTCCACCCGGCCCTGCACGTCATCTCGGCCGCCTACCGCCGCGCCCCGGCGGGAGAAGCGCCCTGCTCCTTCGCCTTCTCGCCCGCCGAGGCCACCGCCaccgccccggccccgctgccCCCGCCGCCCTGCCCGCCGCCttcgccgccgccgccgccctgCGCGCCGCCCTGTGCCGCCAGCCCGCCCTCCACCGCCACCTTCCTCTCGGCACCCTGCATCGCCGCCGGACCGCTTGCCCCCGCCGCTGCCCCGGGGGAGCAGCCCGCCAGCCctccgcccgccgccgccgagCCGCCGCCGCCTCTGCCCCTCTTCGCCCATCCGCCCTGCTCCGCCTGCCCGCTCGGCTTCCGCGTGGACCCTTTCACCGACTACGGCTCGTCCCTCACCGTCTCTCTGCCcgctgctctccagccccaccagcccTTCCAGATCATCGTCCGTTACACCACGGCCGACGGCCCCGCC ATCTGGTGGCTGGATCCAGAACTGACGTATGGCAATGCCAAGCCATTTGTCTTCACACAGGGCCACTCAGTGTGCAACCGGTCCTTCTTCCCCTGCTTTGACACACCAGCAGTGAAGTGTACATATTCAGCTACTGTCAAG GCTCCAGCAGGCATGCAGGTGTTGATGAGTGCCACCCAAAGCACCTACTTAGAAGAGGAAGGTGTCTATCAATTTTACATGGAATACCCAGTTCCTGCCTACTTAGTGGCCATGGTGGCAGGAGACCTTACACATGCAGATATAGGTCCAAG GAGCAGAGTGTGGGCAGAGCCTTGCCTCCTGCCAACAGCCATCAGCAAGCTCTCTGGCATGGTTGAGCGCTGGCTGACTGCTGCAGAGAGTCTGTATGGCCCATATATATGGGGAAG ATATgacattgtttttcttcctccatccttccctaTTGTTGCCATGGAAAACCCATGCCTGACCTTCATCATCTCTTCCATTCTTGAGAGTGATGAGTTTTTGATCATTGATGTCATTCATGAAGTTGCCCACAGCTGGTTTGGAAATGCAGTCACCAATGCTACATGGGAAGAGATGTGGCTGAGTGAGGGGCTGGCCACGTATGCACAGCGCCGGATCACCACGGAGACCTATG gagctgccttcACATGTTTGGAGACTGCATTCCGCCTTGATGCTCTCCATAGACAGATGAAGCTGCTTGGAGAAGACAACCCAGTCAGCAAGCTTCAGGTTAAACTGGAGCCAG GTGTAAATCCTAGTAATTTAATGAACCTCTTCACCTATGAGAAAGGCTACTGCTTTGTTTACTAcctgtcccagctctgtggTGATCCAAGACATTTTGACTCCTTCCTAAGA GCCTACATCGAGAAGTACAAATTTACCAGTGTTGTGGCTCAAGATCTTCTGGACTccttcttgaatttttttccagagctgaaaGAGCAGTGTGTTGAGAGCAAAGCAG GACTGGAGTTCGAACGTTGGCTCAATGCTACAGGACCTCCATTAGCTGAGCCAGACTTATCTCAGGGATCCAGCCTGACTAAACCAGTGGAGATGCTCTTCAAACTCTGGACAACGGAGCCTCTGGACTCtgttgctgctgccagcagtgttGACCTCACTAAATGGAGAACATTCCAAACCGTGCTTTTCTTGGACAGATTGCTAGATGGGTCACCACTGCCACATG AGGTGATAAAAAAGCTTTCGGAATGTTACTCCTCTCAGCTGGACTCCATGAATGCAGAAATCCGTATCCGCTGGTTGCAGATTGTAGTCCGAAATGACTACTACCCAGACCTTTACAAAGTCCGTCGCTTCTTGGAAAACCAG aTGTCTCGGATGTACACAATTCCACTTTATGAGGACCTTTGCACTGGCACCCTCAAGTCCTTTGCCTTAGAAATTTTTTACCAGACCCAAAATCAGCTGCACCCCAATTTGCGGAAAACCATCCAACAGATCTTATCACAGGGCTTGAATCCACTTCCTGCCATAGACACTACAGCAGTCACTACAGACACACCAGCAATGGTGCTTGAGGACAAAGTCTCAGAGGCCACAAATGGTGCCATTTCACTCAGGGATGTTAATGTGTCTGCGTAG